The following is a genomic window from Falco naumanni isolate bFalNau1 chromosome 10, bFalNau1.pat, whole genome shotgun sequence.
ATAGCAAATTCTCTTACGTTGCTACGTGTATTCTTACCACAAGAATTAAGCAATGTTCCTGTTGACCTTTACAAAAGAAGTGGCCTTCTAGATGGCAAAACACAAGGATTCATTGCTCAAGTTGCTTCTAgtagagaaaggaaggaggaataCGATAGAATAGACAAAGTGTTCAAGGCTAtcaaaaaacaaatattaaaaatgattGCTCAAACTGTTGTCAGACAGACAAAATacagagctgctttttgtgcttagtaaaaaaaaaaatcagaaatattttacatatgcAAACCATACAGGAATAGAAGTGCCAACCATCAAAAGAGACACAATATAGTGGAGTGAAAACGCTGCAACCAAGACAGTTTAAGCATAAGGATTCTATTCACTTGCCGAACACAAGGTACCTTCTCTGCCACAAACCTTCCCCCAACTGTACACTGACTCAGTACCTTAATACCACTTTTCATCTAAAATGAGCAAAAGCTTGACAAATGGTGGTACATCAGTGGAAAAAGTCACTGTGTAGAAATTACTGTCTTCCAAGTGTCTGCTTTTGTTAAtgagatggaaataaaaagatggaagaacaagagactgggaaatcaaggacttttcttctttctaatgcAACTTCAAATCACTACTTCTAGTACCTGTTGGATTGAGAATGCACATCAAAAGTTCAAAGTCTAATTAGCCTGTCAGAGATGAGGAAAATAGCATTTTCCAGTTGTCTGGCTTCACAAGTATCAATTAAAACACTTTCTATTGAGCTTGGCCACATACTTCAAGCCAACAGTTTCTATTAGGATCATTTACAACTTAGGGAGTATCATATGTAATGGTTTTCCCTCCTGAAACAGGTATTAGAAGTTAGCTAAAGCTAAGAACTAAGGGCACTGGGGTaggggggaagagaagaaacaacCAATACTTCCATAAAGAAATCTAATCAGTACATAGGAGAATAAAAACATGCTATGGAGGAAGACTGCAGGCAGGATTGCTCCAAGAGCAATCACAGTAAGCATGCTACATGCCATGCTTCAGCTGGCAAAACACTCACACAGGGAGAACTCTTATTTCTTTCCCCCCAAATCGTGGCATATTCACAGCTTCAAAGAGACAATTCTCAAGCAGTAGAGACTGAGGGACCACATCTACCACCTCTTcaggcaacctgctccagtctCTCACCACCTTCATTGTAAAACAGTTCTTCCTTGTACCCAGTCTGAAGCTACCCTCTTTtagcttaaaaccattaccccttgtcccaTCAAACAGTTCCCGAAGGCAAATAACCACCCTGGCAAAACTAACCGACTACACGTAGCACCCAGCTCCGGAGAAGCGCGAGGAGCCTACCTGCCACTTGTTGGGACTCTCTGCAGGGGAAGCATGGATCCATCTCACACAGAAACGACTAGAGTTATATCCAGCTGTAAAGAGCGTGACAATAAATAACCACACTCCACACGTTTtcttttttgacatttttattaatcAAAGACAGGATGACTTCCATATTTTGGCGATCACAGAGATCCCAGGATACTCTCATAGCTAAGATACACTGCAGAACACATCATGGATTTGGAGTAACACCCTGGTTATGACTGGGTGAACTGGTGTCACTGGCACCCTGCATAGCAcaagcaggggtcctcaaaaAGAGAGTATACTATCAGCAATAGACCACAAGTCTTGCAGGGACATGCCAGGAGTTCCAGAAGATAAAAAGGAGAACTTGACATTGTACCTGACTGAGCAGGTCCCTAAGTACTGCAGAAGTATCAAAGGTCTGTCTACACTGCCGAGGCAGAGCAATGCACAGAACAGTTCAGCTCCAGACCTCTTACACATACAAACTGAGCAGGTTTTATTCATGCTATATAAATACACGTATATTTTGTATTGCCATTTCTAGAGTtgcataaaagtaaaaatataaagtTCTGCAAGGTTTTAATACTCTTAGGTGGAAGCTTGAAGGGTTAAATTTACATGTTACTGGCTTCACCGAAACCCAGAAGCTAACTATGTGGGAAAATTAGACTAGATGTGCTGTTTGAATTTCTTAGCATTTTATACACAATTTCAGTATGCCAATAAATACTCAGTGCAAAGCACATGCTCAGTTAAAATCTTAGACATGGATAAAGtataaggaaaagcaaaaaaaaaagctggcacGTGTCTGTGTGcttacagaaatataaaaagagggaaaagtgTTCTCACTTTTAGCATTAATCTGATTTTGGTTGAAGAAATTTGGATGCCTTCTCCCAAGATAACAGTACTTACAAGGTTGCATCATTGGcttgtaaaaagaaagaaattgttaCAATGATGGGAACAAAAGAGTCTACATCACTTGAAATTGAGTATTTCCATACTCATCATGGAGACCACAGGAAGTTCATACTTATGATCCAACAATTCTTGCATTGAGAGCAAATCCACTGCCTGGTGTATGACAAGGGagcatccagaaaaaaaaacaaccaccaaacacaGAAATCCGAACCAAAGATAATTACAATGTATGGGACAGTTACAAATTATAGTTTTCCAGCATAAAAGCCATAGTAATCCTTCATTTTCACATCACCCACTGAAGTTTGCCCAGGTTCTCCACAAGATAACACTACTTCATAACAAGTTATTTGCCCATGAATAGGGCAGGTGCCAAAATACCTGAATTCCCTACAACTGGTAACAACACCTGTCTCCTTCCCATGAATGGAAACAGTGATTTAACAGACAGAACcttaagaaactgaaattaaaattcaaaggtaatgTTCTGCCCACGGTTAGGAACTGAAAATGCAAGTACAATTCAGAAAAGAGTTAATGATTTTGTATAATTTCAGCTTGAAAGTATGGCATACAAATTAGGATTATTACAGAAGCATCCATAACATGGTCATTGCAGAGGCAATACTGAAGGCTACTTTGCTAATCCCAGTAATTGCACTCTCATTGCACAAGTCGTGTTGGCAGcaaaagaattcaaaattatCCAACTGGAAGAATTCAGCAATATCATTCATACTGCACTGGGATGCCTTCCAGCAGGAGGAGGTTCTCAATTtacctataaaaaaaaaaaaattaaacagattaAGAGAATATTGAAAGTAATACCATTTTTGGTACAGAGAGAGAATCACTCTGTAGCCTAGACTGCCACATACTCGCTTTTTTAGCTGCAAATGTTTAGAAGTTTGCAAATTTGCCTTCACTAGGAATCAGTAGTGCGAATAGCAATAGCAAGCCGTCCTGCCTCCGCAGCACTCTCTCGTAGCTCTTGGCCAGACTTCTAGCTCAAGCTAACCAGTGCTTCCAGTTCAGTCCCAATGACCCACTGGGAGATACAGGGTGGAGCTGCAGTGATACCTGCTCTGGGGCTCCTGACAGAGAAGGACAGTGTGTTACCACCTAGCTCAAGCTGCATCGTCCCACAGCAGGGTTGTTCTCTCTTCAAAAACTCTGAGCAAGTCCAGTAACTCCAGCTAGTTTTTGTGCTGTAGATAAGTCCCGTTGGATCTGAGTGGTCTCCTTTCCAGAAGCATGCAGAAGATGAAGCCTGATATTACAGGAGCCCTCCCTTTTTCTTGCTCATTCCCCTGGACACCAGAGATCAAACACCTTGCCTCCCACCTTCCCTAGCTTGACACCTCAAGCACCTGACTCAGCAACAGACAGCCACCGCAGACCGCATGCTAGAAAGCCTACAGCTTGTGCTCGTGAAGGTTTAGGCTCAAGGGAAACAGCAAGAGCGAAAATTCCTTAGGAtgcaagcagcagagagcagcatcCTGGTCCAGCAGTGTTAGcagctttcttcctctgcacCAAGTCAGGAGCTTTAGCCGGGAGCATCCCAGGGGACAGCGCAGTCCCACCCCATCCAGGCTGCCGCCGCCTAAAGCCAGCCCAGCCATTTCTAGAGCAGAGGGATCCAGCCaggaacacagatttttttcatttgactcagtacttctgtttttctaatgaaattCCTGTCACTTTTAATGAGACAGTTACTTAAATGTTATTTAACAACTGGAATAGTAACTGTCCCCTGGATATCCTCAACCATCTTCCTGAGATGCAGGTCACTTCACTCTCaggaaaagataatttcttttaatagtGTGAGTTCATAAACGACCAAGTCTTCACctgcagatttattttgtgGGTTACACAGGCTTTATCAGCTTTAAGTGTAACAAATTCAcagcaaagtttttttttttattttagagtcAATGCtgtcttctattttttcttccagctccctTGGGTGctgggatttttggttttgtttttgttttttaatccaGAGGTACAGGTATCTGTGTATAAGCTTGTACAAGTATAAATCAGCTATCTAAATCATCATTA
Proteins encoded in this region:
- the CD59 gene encoding CD59 glycoprotein, which produces MIKMNCILLTACIILVAFCSSGYALRCYHCENSPSLCKTNSTCLATEDTCVQMKFGKLRTSSCWKASQCSMNDIAEFFQLDNFEFFCCQHDLCNESAITGISKVAFSIASAMTMLWMLL